The genomic stretch CGTGACGCAGCATCGTCAAGGCGCGGTTTCTCTCATCTGAGGACTTCAGACTCAGCCGATAGGTTCCCGGCTCGGCATCTTCCATTCGTTCCAGCGCACCGATGGTGATGCGCGCCTTGGCCATCATTTCCGACGCCTTCTCCAGCACCTTCATGTCCTGCCCGGCCACCAGCACCAGGTCGGCTTTAGTGTCGGCAGGCCCGCTAAGGTTCAGGGCAAATCCCGAAAGTTCGATCAACGCGTCCAGTTCCCGCTCGAGGGTCCCGTTTCTGATGGAGTCCTTGATGCGCTTCAAATGGTCCAGCAGCGAGTCGATCCCTTGCAGCACCAGTTCGCGGTTCGCGGCCATATCCTGCACCCAGTCCGATTTCCGCAGTGCGGCCAGATCCTGGATCTCATCAAGCATTCGCTGCCCGAGCATCTCCGGCTGGATCTTCAGACCCGCATTGTCGTTCATCATGGACTGGATAATGGCAACCATTGCCGTCTTGGGCACCTGACTCAGAACGGCCAGCAGGCGGTCGTGCGCTTGCGGACTCATGGCGACCACATTCGCACCCATCCGCTTGGTCACATCCTGCAATGTCGAGAACGCTTCGAGGTCATCTTTGCCGCGCGGCGTCAGAATCACCGTCTTGTTCTCGAAGAAGAACCGGTTGGACTCCGATGCGTCGCCGTCGCTGCTCGTGTCGCCCAGCAGGCGAAACCCCACATAGTGGACATCCGAGCGCTGGCGGCTTTCAAAAAGCTCCTTGACATCGCCCTTGACACGCGTCATCTCGGAGATCGTCGCTCCGTCATCGGCATGCTCGAGCACAGCAGCGAGCTGGCTGCACGAGTGGCCGCTCTGCGACGAGAGCATGACAAGATCCGCCCCCACCATGGCCTTGGCGAGATCTTGCGTGCCATCCTGAATCAGCCCGAGCTTCCAGCACTCGCTGATGATCGCCGGTTCGGCGACGCCGACAATGGAGCCGCGGAAGCCGATACGCTTCAGCCCGAGCGCAAAGCTTCCAACGACGCGATCAAATCCCACCAGACAAACTTTTCGGTACATTCCCATACGGCAACACCTCTCTACACTTTATCCAAGCCGTATGTAGCAAACGCCGCGCCAGAGCGGGTCTTTTCCCATCGGCTAATATAGAAAAATCCTCAGCAATTCGCAATGCTTTGCACGTGGATTAGCCGAAAATCAAGCAGCAGAACGGAGGGAGCTTGAATCAATGAACGAAATACGAGAAACGACACCCTCGGCCTCGACCCACTTTGCATAAGATAGATCAGCATGTGAGGAGAGAAGCGAGCTTGGCGGCGGCCTTACGCTTCGCGGCGGCAGGCCTCTTGAGACTTAGGCCTGCCCCGCTTGGCAATAACTGCGAAAAGCAACCCCCCGCCACTACAGGCGGCAATTGCCTGCCCCAAACATCTGAACAGACGTTCCGCCGAGATTTTGCCGGGCAAGGCAGAGGCACGTTGGGGGATAGGACAGGCCGAAAACAAGCGAGGGTTCTCCGGCAGTGAGAACCCTCGCTTGTCAATTAGCAGCCGGGCACGGCGGCGGCACACCAGCCGCGCCCGGACCTGCTCCGCAGATCACTGATAACAGGGCCGTGCGCTGAGTGCGCGTATGCATCCACCGGCCACGCAGTCATCCCTGCATTGTCCGCAATCGGGCTGATTGGGGCAGGGTTCAAGGCATACTTGCAGGGTATAGCGTTCCCCGGCTCTGAGATTGACGGTGCAGGTGTTATTGCAGTCCCGGTTCACGCAGTCCCGGCTGCTGCATACCGCCACCGGCTGAGTGCCGGACGGAGAATAGATCGCCGCACAAGACATACAGCCAAAGCAGTTCGTACTGGACTGGCAGGCCGTCCACACATCGAACGCATACGTTCCGGACACCTCCACGGTGAACGTCGCTGACGTGCAACTGGTAGGAGTGATGAACGTAGGCGGACACGTGAGACGCTCGCAGCCGCGGTCGATCACGGTGACGACGGGATTCGGCGGCTGAGCCCAAACAGTCATGGGCAGAACCAGCGCCAATGTCAGTAACAAACCAATGACGACTCTCATTTCACACCTCTTCGTTTGTGAGATACACCGGCGGCATCTCGCTTTCCGCATCTGACGCCGCCTATACCCGATTAATTGCAGGGCGGCGACGCCGCGGGCCGGACGCAGCCTCCGGCGACACACCCGTTCGCGCAGGCCGTGCAATCGCGCTCATTCGGACAAGGTTCCAGACACACCTGGAACGTATAGATGACTCCGGCCTGCAGATTGACCCGGCACGTGTTGTTGCAGTCGCGATTGCTGCATCCGGTGGTCGCGCAGGTGATCAGGGGAACAACGGTCGTGCCCCAGATCGTCGCACAGGACATGCAGTGCCAGCACTCGGTAGCGCAGGCCGTCCACGTGTCCATCTCGTAGGTCCCCGTCACAGGAACAGTAAAGGTCGATACCTTGCACAGATTGGACGGGCTGGTGGGCGGACAGGGCAGAATATCGCATCCGGTGTCCTTTAAGGCGATAATGGGTTGCGCCGTGCCTGCCAGGGGCAGCAGCAGCGCGAGAGCGAAAAGCACATACAGAATGGATTTCATAGTTCACCTCCTGTTTCGTGTACTCTCTTCTCCTTGCGAACAACGCTCAACTCGACACTTAGTAGCAAGGTGGCGTTGTGGGCGGCCGTACACAGCCCCAGGCTTGGCAACGCTCGTCGCACGGAGTGGTGCCGGTCACGCACTGCAGCAGGCATACGTCGATCGTGTAGGTTCCAGCCGGCAGGCTCACGCGGCAGCTCTCATTGCAGTCACTGCCGGGACATCCGACGCTGCACTTGTAGAGCTGGGCACCCGTCATGCTGTGAATGGTCACGCACGACACGCAGCTCTGGCATGGGGTGTTAGGACAGCGGATCCACGAGTCGATGACATAGTCCCCCGTGACGGGCACGGTAAATGTGGCGGACGTGCAACCTGCAAACCCATCGGGCGGACAGGTCATGCTCGAAGTCGGACGCGTGTCGCTGAGCGTGATCAGCGGCTGTGCCGACGCGATGGCCGGCAGCATCAGGGCAACGGCCAGCAAAGCCAAAAAGAAATTTTTCATTCTACACCTCCGGTTTGGATTCTACTCTTTCCGTTCATGATTCTGCATCCCAACGGGGACGCGTCAGTAACAGGTGGGGTTGGTGACGACCTCCCCGAATTGTTCCCGGACAAAAACGGCGTCCGCCGCTGTTACGCGGCGGATGTAGGTCAGTAGCAGGGCCTGATGGTGTTCGGGTACCGCACACAGGCGTTGGCCGTACAGTCGCGACACGGGCTGCAATCAGCCGCTCCCGTGGGACAGGGCTCCAGGCAGACTCCGATAATGTAGGTCTGGCCGGCTGCAAGCCGCACAGTGCAGGTGTTGCCGCAGTTCGCGCTTCCACAGCCGCCGCCGCAGGTGGCTATGGGGACCCGCGACCCATCCGCGAGGTAGATGGCGGTGCAGGCATAGCAGCTACGACAGTCATGATCGGGACACACCACCCATGCGTCCAGAGCGTACTCCCCCGTGGTGGGAACAGTGAAGCTCGCCGATGTGCATCCGGTGGCATTGAGCGGCGGGCAATCCCCCAGTGTACAGCCTTTGTCGCTCACCGAGACGATTTGCGCCATACTGAAAGTGGGCAGAGCCAGCAGTATCGCCAGCGCCAAAACAAGAACGACTTTCATCACAGACCTCCTTGTTGATAAACGGCCCCCTCCCCATTGTCAAATGTTGTCGGACCCAGACTTCATGGCTTAAATATACCGCCCCACACAAGAGATGTCAATATGCCTTTATTTATCTATCTCCACTTTCTTCGGCTGAACACAATCATCATAGAGGCATTTCTCTGCTATTAATCTTTACCTGCGCGTCATGATATATTGAGAATCAATTTTTATAAATATGGGATTTATTTTATACATAAGCGTGATTTTTATAAATTGATCCTCCATTTTATCAATCGTAGGTGCATGGCAGACAAAAAGAAAGCCGCCCGATGGCTCGAGCGGCTTTGTGTTCGCGCTGAACGTCAACCTGCGTTCACGTTCCCCGGTAGCGCTGAAGTCCTTCTTCTATCGTCGTCCATGGCAAAGTGGCACACTTGACACGCACGGGCAGCTTCGAGATGCCGGACAGCGCCGTCAAATCTCCCATGTCCACGCCGTCGGGCGCTTCGCCTTCACGAATGAACTCTTTGAAGTTCTGAATCCAGTGCTCGATTTCTGCCGTGGTCTTGCCTTCGAGCATCTCGGTCAGCATGGATGCCGACGCCATGGAGATGGCGCAGCCCTTGCCGATAAACCGCACCTTCCGGAGCACGTCCCCTTCGAATTCGAGGTCGAAGGTCAGGTCGTCGCCACAGAGCGGGTTGACGCCTTCGACCGACACGGTGGGATGTTCAAGCCGGCCTTTGTTGCGGGGCAGACGATAATGGTCAAGCAGAATTTCGCTGTAGAGATCAAACAAGTCGTAGACTCCGGCGTTAGACGAGCTGCAGTACCTTTTTTGCCATACGGATCGCCGACACCAACTCGTCGATCTCCTCTGCGGTGTTGTACAGATAGAAACTCGCTCGCGCCGTGGCTTGCACTCCCAGCCAGCGCATGAGCGGCTGCGCGCAGTGATGCCCGGCGCGAATGGCCACGCCCTCGCGGTCGAGCAGCGCCGCCACGTCATGCGGATGAATGCCTTCCACATTGAAGGTCACCAGCCCGCCGCGCTCGCCGGAAGGACCATACACGGTGACTCCCGGTTCCTGCATCAGCTTTTCATAGGCGAGGGAACTCAGCATGCGGTCGTGGCTTTCGATCCATTGCATGCTGACGTCATCCAGATAGCGGATGGCCGCGGCAAGGCTCACCGCTTCGGTAATGGGCGGCGTACCCGCTTCGAACTTGTACGGCAGATCATTCCACGTGGCATGGTCGAGCCAGACTTCGCGGATCATCTCGCCGCCGGTCATGTAGGGATCCATGTCATCGAGCACTTCGGGCTTGCCCCACAGCACACCGATGCCGGTGGGTCCCAGCATCTTATGGCCGGAGAAGGCATAGAAATCCGCGCCCAGATCGGTCAGGTCTACCGCCATATGCGGTGCCGCCTGCGCGCCATCCACCAGCACTTTCGCCCCGACGCGGTGAGACATTTCCACGATTTCGCGCACCGGAGTAATCGTGCCCAGCACATTCGAAACATGGGTAAAGGCCACCATGGCGACATGGCTGTCCAGCAGTTTGCGGCCCGCTTCCATGTCGAGCGATCCGTCACTTGCCAGCGGCCAGAAACGCAGTTCCGCGCCGACGGCTTTGGCGACAAGCTGCCACGGAACCAGATTGGCGTGATGTTCCAGCGGCGTCAGCAGAATCGCCTGGCCGTGCTTGATGAACTTGCGTCCGTAGGCCTGCGCCACGAGGTTGATGGACTCGGTGGTGCCGCGTGTGAAGATGATCCCCTTGGTGGAGGGCGCATTGACGAACGTCGCCACGGTCTGGCGCGCGGCTTCATAGTCGCTGGTGGCATTCTCGCCTAAGGTATGCACACCGCGATGCACGTTGGAATAGCGCGACTCGCAGAAGCGGCAATAGGCGTTGAGCACCTGCTGCGGCTTCTGGGAACTGGCGGCGCTGTCCAGATAGACCAGCGGGCGGCCATTCACCTTCACCTGCAATATGGGAAAATCCTTACGGATCTCTTCAACCGTTTTCATGCATCCTTCCTGGCTTCGACTGAAGCCAGATACTTCTCCGGAATGGTGACGAAGATGTCGTCGCCTTCGAGCTTCAACTCATAGACCTCAATCGGGTCTATGGCCGGCAGGGAGAGCGCCTCGCCTGTCTTCAAATCAAATTGCGAGCCGTGCCGCGGGCATTCGATGCAATGGCCTTCAAGCCAGCCGTCGTGCAGATGCTCCTCTTCATGGCTGCAAATGTCGCTGCTGGCAAAGTAGCCGTCTTCCGTGCGGAAGATGGCCAGGTCAAGGCTTCCCACTTTGAAGGCCTTGCCTTCTCCCTTAGGAATGTCTTTGACGCTGCAAATCCGAATGTTCTGGTTGGCCATAAGTTTCTCTTCCTGTCTCAGGTTTTTGGTCTCAGGTCTTGTCTCAGCCCTGAACTCTACCGATGGTTCTCGCCACGAGATTCCGCCAGCGGCTTTGGACGGCTTCCACGGGCACAAAGCGGATAATCTCTTCGGCGAAGCCCGAGGCGATAGCGACCATCGCCTGCAGTTTGGTCAGGCCTCGGGTTTCCATATAGAAAACCTGCTCGGGATTGACCGATCCCATGGACGCGCCGTGCGTGCAGCGCACGTCGTCGGCGATGATTTCCAGCTTGGGAATCGCGTCGGCATGGGTACCGGCTTCCAGCAACAGATTGCGGCACTGCTGATAGGCATCGGTGCGCTGCGCCTGCTGCGGCACGGTGATTAAGCCCTGATAGATCGAATGCGAATGCCCGGCCAGCAGCGTCTTCATGGTCAGATTGGACGTACACTGAGGCGCGCCATGATACTGATGGGTGCGGTGGTCGGCATGGGACTCGCCCGTACCGGCAAACAGACCCTTAAAGGTCGCTTCCGAACCTTTGCCCAGCAACGCGATTTCGAGCCGCGCGGCATGCCACGGCGCTCCCGGAGTCGCAGAAAACCAGTTCAACTTTGCGTCATTGCCAAGCTGAATCCGCGCGCGGCGATAGAAGGCTGTGTGCGCGCTAATCTGGTCTTCCTGCAGGTAGGTCAGCTTAGCGCCGTCCTCGACGATGATTTCCGTTCGGCCAACGGCAGCGGGAGAGTCGTCGCTGGCTTCCCAGCGGTCATAAAGCACCACATCCGCACCGGCCTCTACAAGGAGCACGGTGGTAAAGGTGGCCAGACCGGGGCCGGTGGCTTTCTGCACCAGTTGGACCGGATCACCCTTAAAACCCTTCATCACACGGAAGCAGACCGCATTGCGGCTCAGCGCCTTGTGATAATAGAGAAACTTGGCATCGTAATCGTCGCCGGCAATCATCTGCATGGCGCGGCAGCGTTCTTCGCCGTTGGCTTCGAGGGGCTCAAGGCCTGTTGCCTGCCCGCCGCCAATGGCTGACACGGCAACGTCCGTACGCGTCTGCGCCGGATCGACTTCTTCGAGGCGGTTCCAGGGGAAGACGTCGGGATCGGTCTTGCGCCAATCCTCTTCTAAACGTGACGGCGCAGCGGCGTTGCGGGCCTGCTCCAAGGCGTGTTCGCTCTCTTGCATCGTAAACAGACGTCCCGGTGCCGCTTCGATGTACGCGAGCACCTGCTCTTTTGCGGTGGTCTTATCAGCCAACGGAACCCTCCATCTGAAGCTGGATCAGGCGGTTCATCTCAAGTGCGTATTCCATCGGCAACTCTTTGACGACAGGCTCAATGAAGCCGCGCACAATGAGTGTCATGGCTTCGGCCTGCGAAATGCCGCGCGTCATCAGGTAGAACAGTTGCTCGTCGCCGATCTTGGAGACCGTGGCTTCATGCCCCAGTTCCACCTTATCATTTTTGATATTCATGTAGGGGTAGGTGTCGCTGCGGCTGTGATCATCCATTAAAAGTGCGTCACAGCTTACAGTGGACTTGCAGTTCGGAGCATCCGCCGCCACTTCCACAAGGCCGCGATAGGATGTTCTGCCGCCGCCGCGCGAAATGGACTTGGAAAGAATCACCGAAGTCGTCTCCGGTGCGCGGTGAATCACCTTGGCCCCGGCTTCGGTGTGCATGCCGTTGCCCGCATAGGCCACAGAAAGCACGTCCGCGCGGGCGTGGCGTCCCACCATGTAGACCGACGGATATTTCATAGTGATCTTGGAACCAAGATTGCAGTCCACCCATTCCATGGTGGCGTCTTCATCGCAGACGGTGCGCTTGGTGACAAGGTTGTAAACATTTTTCGACCAGTTCTGAATCGTCGTGTAGCGCACGCGGGCGTGCTTCTTGACGAAGATTTCCACCACTGCCGCATGCAGCGAATCGGAGGAATAGACCGGAGCGGTGCAGCCTTCCACATAGTGGACAAAGGCGCCTTCATCGGCGATGATCAGCGTGCGCTCGAACTGGCCCATGTTCTTGGCATTGATGCGGAAGTAGGCCTGCAACGGAATGGTCATGTGCACACCCTTGGGCACATAGATGAAACTGCCGCCCGACCAGACCGCCGTATTCAGCGCCGCCAGCTTGTTGTCGCCCGCCGGAATCAGCTTGGAGAAATACTCCTTGAACAGGTCCGGGTACTCGCGCAGCCCGGTGTCGGTATCGAGAAACACGACGCCTTGCTTGCTCCATTGCTCCTGTAAGCTGTGGTAGACCACTTCCGATTCATACTGCGCGCCCACCCCGGCGAGGAATTTCTTCTCCGCTTCGGGAATGCCGAGCTTGTCATAAGTCTCCCGGATTTCGGCGGGGACGGCATTCCAGTCCGACGCGACCTTGTCCGTGGGCTTGATGTAGTAGTGAATGTCGTCGTAGTCGATAGTGGAGAGATCCGGTCCCCAGTTGGGAGTCGGCTTGCGCATGAAATACTCGAGCCCCTTCAGACGGAGCTTGAGCATCCACTCGGGCTCTTTCTTATATTCGGAAATCTCTTCCACGACTTTCCGGGACAGCCCCTTGGGCATGGTGACCAGATTGTGCTCGGCCACATGAAACCCGTACTTGTCGTAATTGTCGAGATCCAATTCAAACTTTTTCTGTTCCATTCATTCCTCAGATCTTACTCAGCCTGATTCGTCCCCGCTGTGCTCACATCAGCGGAATACTCTTCCACAAAGCAATTTCCCATTTCCCTTGTTTCCGCACCACCGAAGCCTCGACGGCTTTGGCGTATGGCATGGTCAGAGCCGTCTTCGGCGTACCATCTGCATTTCGCAACCCGTAGAACGACCATTCCACCGCAACTATCAGAGAGTCTGCCGCGATGACACGGAGGCTCACGTAAGCGTAGTTGTCGCGAAGGTCGTGCGGCTTACTGGAGATCGGTTCGAACACGACGTTCTCGAAGTGCAAGCCGGCCAGAAAATCCGGCGGTGGTGATGCCAAGTACGGATAGGCAACGTACATGGTGTCTGCCTGACCGGACGCGGGCTGTATGGCCGAGATGCTCTCGGACATGATGCGGATCAACACCTCGCGGGCCGCCGGGGCGAACTTAGCGGCTTCGGGAGTCGCGTATTGTGGTTCTCGCGCGGACACCACCGCTACCATAGCCCCCGCCATGAACACCAACAGCCACCACTGTTTCATGGGTCCTCCTTAGGGAAAGTTGGCGGGCGGATCTTAAGATCCGCCCCTCCGACCGCGCGTGAAGCGCGATGGCGGTGTGGCCGGATGGAACCGGCCACCTAATCCGCCTTAACCGGAGATCATTTATCATTCCCACCGAGATCATTCCACGCAAGGATTTCCCAAGCATCGCCCTTGCGAATGACCGTGGCATCCGCACCCCCATAGACCGTACCGCCGGGCTTCTCGTGACGGGCGCGCATCCACTTGAACTGTGTCTTGAGAGTATCCTGCGACGGAAATTCAAAGAAAGTGAATCCCGCGTTGTTAGGAGCCCAGTTGCCCGGGTGTTTGGACCACGGCTCCAGCACCAGATCCGCAGACCGCAAATTCTGCAAGAGTTCCGCAGGCGGATCCTGCTCACCGACGAGCGCCACATACATGGTGTCCGGTTCGGACCGGGCATCGGCCGGAGTGTTTTCAAGAAGCGAGCGAAGCAAAACCATGCGCACGGCGGGTAGATACTCGCCACTTGGGCGCGGAGGATCGCACGCCCATGCCGATCCGGTCAGAATCCCCAAAACAATCGTAAGCAGAATCCATAGCTTCATGAGTAACTCTCTAATATTTTTATGTTGGGTTCATAGTAAGCAATGTATACCGCAAGTCTGACTCTATCCCCGCACCGCCTCCGCAAATTCCCCGGCCCTTGCCTCTGCTGAAAAGCGGTGGCGGATGACGTCCAGGCCTGCGGCGGCCAAGTCATTCCGCCGCGCCGGATTATCCAGAATCTGCTTCAGACAAAGATACCACTCTTCCGGCGAATTTGCGACCGATACGCTGCGGCCATCTGCAAATTCAGCCAGCGGTAAACCTGTAGGACTGACCACAACCGGCACTCCATGTCCCAGACAAACTATAGCCTTAAAATTCATCTTGGCGCGGCACCATGGGTCATCGCGCAGAGGCGCAATGCCTACAGTGAACTGCGGGATGAATTCTGCCTCCGCTGCCAGACTCCACGGAAACAGCCGGTGGCGGTAACGCGGCGGCGGATCGGTCAGGCGCGAGGTGACCAGCCAGACTTCAAGCGCAGGCCGCTCCTCCTGTAAACGCACCAGTACGTCTTCTATATCCCAAATGTACCGCTGATTTTCCGGCGCTCCCACCCAGCCAATGACCGGCGGATTGGCGCTTGGCGACGGCCCGGAAGCGACACTCGGAACCACCGACGGCAGAATACGGACATTGGAACTATGTTGCCGGGCGTAAGAGGCCAGTTCGTTCCCGCTGACCAGCACCACATCGGCGCGTTTCATGATCCATTCGCAGCGTTCGCGCTTTTGTGAATTAACTTCGGGAACATGCTCGACGCGTACCGCCGTTTCCGGCAAAGGCGTGAGATACACGGCGTCGTCCAAATCATAGACAATCCGCTTGCCCAGCCATTTCCCGAGCCTCACTTGCCACCGCGTATAAGACAGACGATGGAACCAGAGCGTTCGCGCTGACAGGAAGTTGAAAGCGGTGCGCAAAGGCACCAGTTCCAGTGCGAGCTTGGCGCATAACCCGCGTTTTTCCGATGCGCGGTGCAGGTGTCTGTGGTAGACATAACTGCCGACAAACCCGCGCAGGCCATACTTCTCAAGATAGGGCAGATAGGCAAAGGCCCGGGCGCGAGCGCTGGCGTTGCTTAAGCCACCTGTTCCTAAAAAAAGTACGGTGTGTCTGCCCAAGGAGAAGTCCTCAGCGCAACCGCGTAGCGCGCTTGACGAAGCGGCGCAGTTTTAATGCGGGCGATTTTTCGAAGCCCAGCACCAGCTTCAAAGATTGAAAATCGGTCAGGTCGAAAAGCTGCAGGAGTTCTTTACGGCGCCACTGCTGCGCGGAAAAATGCCGATCTCCGAAATCGATGGGACGGTTGCGGCCATAGCCGAAGGGCAGCGGCACAAAGGAGTCGTCTTCTTCGACGATGTGCATAAACTTGTCTTCGGTGTCCATGTCGCGGTCATCCTGCGGAATGGCCATGAACTTCTGCATGAAGGGCAGCACGTAATCCGTGCGCAGAATGGTCAGGCTCTGATCCGAGCGGTTGGGTCCGCCCACGGAGAACGTAATCCGCTTGTCTCCCATGTTTTCGATGGCGCGTTCGATGATCCCTTCCCCCACGCACAGGCAATCCTGCTCGATGAACACCGCATAGTCCACCTCGTTCAGCATGGCGTAGCACGCGCCGAGGAAAAAGGAGCGCGTCCAGCCGCCCCACTTGGTGTCGCACTTCATGCCATGCAGAAAATTGCGGCGCATGGAAACAAATTCGAGGTCCTTGCCTTCCAGATCGGGAATCACAGGACTGGCCGAATCCACCACGATGACTTTTTCGGGATGGGTGTAGGAGCGCACGAACTCGTACCAGACTTCGAACCAGTCTTGCGAGCGGATGCGGGGATCGGAATGCTTGGTGGCGCCGGGATGCACACTGGTGCCGTCGCACC from bacterium encodes the following:
- a CDS encoding SufD family Fe-S cluster assembly protein, which produces MADKTTAKEQVLAYIEAAPGRLFTMQESEHALEQARNAAAPSRLEEDWRKTDPDVFPWNRLEEVDPAQTRTDVAVSAIGGGQATGLEPLEANGEERCRAMQMIAGDDYDAKFLYYHKALSRNAVCFRVMKGFKGDPVQLVQKATGPGLATFTTVLLVEAGADVVLYDRWEASDDSPAAVGRTEIIVEDGAKLTYLQEDQISAHTAFYRRARIQLGNDAKLNWFSATPGAPWHAARLEIALLGKGSEATFKGLFAGTGESHADHRTHQYHGAPQCTSNLTMKTLLAGHSHSIYQGLITVPQQAQRTDAYQQCRNLLLEAGTHADAIPKLEIIADDVRCTHGASMGSVNPEQVFYMETRGLTKLQAMVAIASGFAEEIIRFVPVEAVQSRWRNLVARTIGRVQG
- a CDS encoding prephenate dehydrogenase/arogenate dehydrogenase family protein, whose amino-acid sequence is MYRKVCLVGFDRVVGSFALGLKRIGFRGSIVGVAEPAIISECWKLGLIQDGTQDLAKAMVGADLVMLSSQSGHSCSQLAAVLEHADDGATISEMTRVKGDVKELFESRQRSDVHYVGFRLLGDTSSDGDASESNRFFFENKTVILTPRGKDDLEAFSTLQDVTKRMGANVVAMSPQAHDRLLAVLSQVPKTAMVAIIQSMMNDNAGLKIQPEMLGQRMLDEIQDLAALRKSDWVQDMAANRELVLQGIDSLLDHLKRIKDSIRNGTLERELDALIELSGFALNLSGPADTKADLVLVAGQDMKVLEKASEMMAKARITIGALERMEDAEPGTYRLSLKSSDERNRALTMLRHAGINVELLA
- a CDS encoding SUF system NifU family Fe-S cluster assembly protein, with translation MFDLYSEILLDHYRLPRNKGRLEHPTVSVEGVNPLCGDDLTFDLEFEGDVLRKVRFIGKGCAISMASASMLTEMLEGKTTAEIEHWIQNFKEFIREGEAPDGVDMGDLTALSGISKLPVRVKCATLPWTTIEEGLQRYRGT
- a CDS encoding non-heme iron oxygenase ferredoxin subunit, whose amino-acid sequence is MANQNIRICSVKDIPKGEGKAFKVGSLDLAIFRTEDGYFASSDICSHEEEHLHDGWLEGHCIECPRHGSQFDLKTGEALSLPAIDPIEVYELKLEGDDIFVTIPEKYLASVEARKDA
- a CDS encoding cysteine desulfurase yields the protein MKTVEEIRKDFPILQVKVNGRPLVYLDSAASSQKPQQVLNAYCRFCESRYSNVHRGVHTLGENATSDYEAARQTVATFVNAPSTKGIIFTRGTTESINLVAQAYGRKFIKHGQAILLTPLEHHANLVPWQLVAKAVGAELRFWPLASDGSLDMEAGRKLLDSHVAMVAFTHVSNVLGTITPVREIVEMSHRVGAKVLVDGAQAAPHMAVDLTDLGADFYAFSGHKMLGPTGIGVLWGKPEVLDDMDPYMTGGEMIREVWLDHATWNDLPYKFEAGTPPITEAVSLAAAIRYLDDVSMQWIESHDRMLSSLAYEKLMQEPGVTVYGPSGERGGLVTFNVEGIHPHDVAALLDREGVAIRAGHHCAQPLMRWLGVQATARASFYLYNTAEEIDELVSAIRMAKKVLQLV
- a CDS encoding glycosyltransferase; the encoded protein is MGRHTVLFLGTGGLSNASARARAFAYLPYLEKYGLRGFVGSYVYHRHLHRASEKRGLCAKLALELVPLRTAFNFLSARTLWFHRLSYTRWQVRLGKWLGKRIVYDLDDAVYLTPLPETAVRVEHVPEVNSQKRERCEWIMKRADVVLVSGNELASYARQHSSNVRILPSVVPSVASGPSPSANPPVIGWVGAPENQRYIWDIEDVLVRLQEERPALEVWLVTSRLTDPPPRYRHRLFPWSLAAEAEFIPQFTVGIAPLRDDPWCRAKMNFKAIVCLGHGVPVVVSPTGLPLAEFADGRSVSVANSPEEWYLCLKQILDNPARRNDLAAAGLDVIRHRFSAEARAGEFAEAVRG
- the sufB gene encoding Fe-S cluster assembly protein SufB, yielding MEQKKFELDLDNYDKYGFHVAEHNLVTMPKGLSRKVVEEISEYKKEPEWMLKLRLKGLEYFMRKPTPNWGPDLSTIDYDDIHYYIKPTDKVASDWNAVPAEIRETYDKLGIPEAEKKFLAGVGAQYESEVVYHSLQEQWSKQGVVFLDTDTGLREYPDLFKEYFSKLIPAGDNKLAALNTAVWSGGSFIYVPKGVHMTIPLQAYFRINAKNMGQFERTLIIADEGAFVHYVEGCTAPVYSSDSLHAAVVEIFVKKHARVRYTTIQNWSKNVYNLVTKRTVCDEDATMEWVDCNLGSKITMKYPSVYMVGRHARADVLSVAYAGNGMHTEAGAKVIHRAPETTSVILSKSISRGGGRTSYRGLVEVAADAPNCKSTVSCDALLMDDHSRSDTYPYMNIKNDKVELGHEATVSKIGDEQLFYLMTRGISQAEAMTLIVRGFIEPVVKELPMEYALEMNRLIQLQMEGSVG